The genomic interval CGCAGAGTCCACCCATGTTGACATCAAGGTCAAGGAAGTCTCAAGCATACCGAGCCTTCTGTCTGATAAAAAGTAGGATTTAAAACTATCTGCTTCCCTTGCCCTCCATAGACCGATAAGCGAAAGAAAAACCAGATAGAAAGCTAAGCTTGCCATGTTGTTTTCCCTCTTTCATCCTTGTGTTTAAGATTAAAAAGTAAGACGATGATCCAGAAAAAGATCTGCTCTAAGATGTAGATAAAGAGTAGCCACTTCCCATGCACTCTAAGCACCTCCTTACCTGCGTTTTAAACACAATAAAAGGTGGGAGATATACCCCCATTCCAACCCATAGGTTATATCTCCCATCTTAGGAAAACAAGTGTTTCGAAAAACAACGTTCTTTACTCTTCACTGTTCAGCTAAACATATAGAATTCAAGGTCTCTGCTTGAAGAGCTAACCAGAGGAAAAACGCAGATGGGGGCTTTTGAGGATCAAGCTGTGTCATTTTCTTTATCTTTTTTAACCTGTAAAATAGCGTGTTCTTGTGAATAAACAAACGCTCAGACGCAAGTAAAGCATTCATATTGGAGTTCAAATAAACTCTTAGTGTTTCCATAAGATCTTCCCTCTTTAGCACATCTTTAAGAATAGTTCTCACAAAGCGCTCCCTTAGCTTCAAATCAGCGCTTCTTATAAGATTTCCAAGTAAGATCACAGGAGCATTATGTATGAATATCCTGCTATTATCGAATTTCGAAAGAAGTATTCCTATTTCAAGGGCGGAAAGAGCTTCTTTGAACGAGGCTTTTAGATTTGGGAGTGCAGTAGCACAAGGTCCCACACCAGCATACGCACTCACGCCCATCTCTTTACCAAGGCAGGTTAGCAAATCCTCCAGCCATCTAAGATCTTCCATAGCAACGCAGCACCTAAAATCGCACTTATTCTCAACCTTCAGTATAACAAAAAGGCCCCCGCTTACGTGAGCCACGAGATCTTTATCCGTAATTCTTGGAGAGGATCTACAAACGTTCAAAACCTTCTCTTTAACATCATATCTAAGAGGTTTCTTGGATATGCTTTCCTCCATTATCCTCAGAGCGTTTCTTATAACCATCCCATATTCGGGTATACCTATGGTTATCGCAAACCTTGGAAGAAAGAAATCATATCCCAAGATATTAGCGTAGGAGGCCACATCCTCCCAGTTGCAATAGCCACTTCTGAGGAAACCACCTATAAAGCTATCCAAAGCTTGCTTTTTAAGGTTTTCCATCGTCTGAGCAAACCTCTG from Synergistota bacterium carries:
- a CDS encoding helix-turn-helix domain-containing protein is translated as MRITEEIAKEVIDKIYPVVRREISIANDQGVVVGSTDPKWIGQTYKEAIEVIEKKEIVEVDPEEGDSGANFPIFLGSEVIGVLWITGKGEHIRDIGRLTSITIELLLRQRFAQTMENLKKQALDSFIGGFLRSGYCNWEDVASYANILGYDFFLPRFAITIGIPEYGMVIRNALRIMEESISKKPLRYDVKEKVLNVCRSSPRITDKDLVAHVSGGLFVILKVENKCDFRCCVAMEDLRWLEDLLTCLGKEMGVSAYAGVGPCATALPNLKASFKEALSALEIGILLSKFDNSRIFIHNAPVILLGNLIRSADLKLRERFVRTILKDVLKREDLMETLRVYLNSNMNALLASERLFIHKNTLFYRLKKIKKMTQLDPQKPPSAFFLWLALQAETLNSICLAEQ